Proteins encoded by one window of Chondromyces crocatus:
- a CDS encoding type VI secretion system Vgr family protein → MSNRDFTFACEGVEGGLDAWSALEVVRFHGREAMSSAYRYEIVLLAREAAGMGDVQVSALPGKSASLRIATGSIPAWKVVHGLVDEAEELAALPEGRTIRVILAPTWTRATWRRRSRIFLEKTLRDIVDAVLLGDPRVQKGSGEAPAPEQGDPGFSPAREAFAWRIQDPSRLDDRRVRPFVVQYNESDFAFVARLLEEEGIAFHVENGADTSLLVLSDADTGRTRLAPAIVSAAIKEREVRTFFSGGRLRPEGVALGEYNWKQPELPMAMQAGDGGAALFEQAYPGGYPDQAGQGKLLAEARLGRYQTEARFARGEGELRVLSAGTIVALEHKKARHEGEYLVTALEVRGEQSGVLQSQADASMIEPFAVRFTCARRGEGAAVRESGFRPARTTPKPRILGTQTAVVVAAPGAQGAEIHVGGPDGIDVGAVRVRFHWDTDEARLAREPASAWVRVSESFAGSGMGGVWHPRVGTEVIVAFEEGDPDRPIVIGRVYNGVNQPHGGGAPELSTFKSDASPGGGAHNEITFDDSAGAERIYLNAGKDMETDVGNDRSETVGACASMVVGANDDEQIGGSCSVSIAVNETVTVGGNDTALIGGNVTTTIGGNSLTMIGGSEAHLVGANQVITVGATRTENVGGSVLETIGASLTTTVAASESEDVGADRATTIAGAHTQSFGAAHIKLVGGNRDASCADLQTDVGAAAVRIVAGNIKTEVGGNHALTAGGVAAFLTPHYSASDANRSDINDAKFKIMMHNVTVGGISLGATGLATSTTGVSLSATGLNLEYSGVQIDTYGLLTRIDGAHLQTKGVKLRRAFIIKL, encoded by the coding sequence ATGAGCAACCGGGATTTCACGTTCGCGTGCGAGGGCGTCGAGGGCGGGCTCGACGCGTGGTCGGCCCTGGAGGTCGTGCGCTTCCACGGGCGAGAGGCGATGTCGTCGGCGTACCGCTACGAGATCGTGCTCCTCGCGCGCGAGGCGGCAGGGATGGGCGATGTGCAGGTGAGCGCGCTCCCGGGCAAGTCGGCGTCGCTGCGGATCGCGACCGGGTCGATCCCGGCGTGGAAGGTGGTCCACGGCCTCGTCGACGAGGCGGAGGAACTCGCGGCGCTGCCCGAAGGGCGCACGATACGGGTGATCCTCGCGCCGACGTGGACGCGGGCGACGTGGCGGCGGCGGAGCCGGATCTTCCTGGAGAAGACGCTGCGGGACATCGTGGACGCGGTGCTGCTCGGGGATCCTCGGGTGCAGAAGGGGAGCGGCGAGGCGCCCGCGCCGGAGCAAGGGGATCCGGGGTTCTCACCGGCGCGTGAGGCGTTCGCCTGGCGGATCCAGGATCCGTCGCGTCTCGACGACCGGCGGGTGCGGCCTTTCGTGGTGCAGTACAACGAGAGCGACTTCGCGTTCGTCGCGCGGCTGCTGGAGGAAGAAGGGATCGCGTTCCACGTCGAGAACGGCGCGGACACGAGCTTGCTGGTGCTGAGCGACGCGGACACGGGGCGGACGCGGCTCGCGCCGGCGATCGTGAGCGCGGCCATCAAGGAGCGGGAGGTGCGGACGTTCTTCTCGGGGGGCCGCTTGCGGCCCGAGGGCGTCGCGCTGGGGGAGTACAACTGGAAGCAGCCCGAGCTGCCGATGGCGATGCAGGCGGGCGACGGTGGGGCGGCGCTGTTCGAGCAGGCGTACCCGGGGGGCTACCCGGACCAGGCTGGGCAAGGGAAGCTGCTCGCGGAGGCGCGGCTCGGTCGCTACCAGACGGAGGCGCGCTTCGCCCGGGGTGAGGGGGAGCTGCGGGTGCTGTCGGCAGGGACGATCGTCGCGCTGGAGCACAAGAAGGCGCGGCACGAGGGGGAGTACCTGGTGACGGCGCTGGAGGTGCGCGGGGAGCAGTCGGGGGTGCTCCAGAGCCAGGCAGATGCGTCGATGATCGAGCCGTTCGCGGTGCGGTTCACCTGCGCGCGGCGGGGTGAGGGGGCGGCGGTGCGGGAGAGCGGGTTCCGGCCGGCGCGGACGACGCCGAAGCCGCGGATCCTGGGCACACAGACGGCGGTGGTGGTGGCCGCGCCCGGGGCACAGGGCGCGGAGATCCACGTCGGGGGGCCGGACGGGATCGACGTGGGCGCGGTGCGCGTGCGCTTCCACTGGGACACGGACGAGGCGCGGCTCGCGCGCGAGCCCGCGAGCGCCTGGGTGCGGGTCAGCGAGTCGTTCGCAGGCAGCGGGATGGGCGGTGTCTGGCATCCGCGGGTGGGGACGGAGGTGATCGTCGCCTTCGAGGAGGGGGACCCGGATCGGCCGATCGTGATCGGGCGGGTGTACAACGGGGTGAACCAGCCGCACGGGGGCGGGGCGCCGGAGCTGAGCACGTTCAAGTCCGACGCGAGCCCGGGGGGCGGCGCGCACAACGAGATCACCTTCGACGACTCGGCGGGCGCCGAGCGGATCTACCTGAACGCCGGCAAGGACATGGAGACCGACGTCGGCAACGACCGGTCCGAGACGGTGGGCGCGTGCGCGTCGATGGTCGTGGGCGCGAACGACGACGAGCAGATCGGGGGGAGCTGCTCGGTCAGCATCGCGGTGAACGAGACGGTCACCGTGGGCGGGAACGACACGGCCCTCATCGGGGGGAACGTCACCACGACCATCGGGGGCAACAGCCTGACGATGATCGGGGGAAGCGAGGCGCACCTCGTGGGCGCGAACCAGGTGATCACGGTGGGGGCGACGCGCACCGAAAACGTGGGCGGGAGCGTGCTGGAGACGATCGGCGCGTCGCTGACCACCACGGTGGCCGCGTCGGAGAGCGAGGATGTGGGCGCAGACCGGGCGACGACGATCGCAGGGGCGCATACGCAGTCGTTCGGCGCCGCGCACATCAAGCTGGTGGGGGGAAACCGGGACGCCTCCTGCGCCGACCTGCAGACGGACGTGGGCGCGGCGGCGGTGCGGATCGTGGCGGGGAACATCAAGACCGAGGTCGGCGGGAACCACGCGCTGACGGCTGGCGGCGTGGCTGCCTTCCTGACGCCGCATTACTCGGCGTCGGACGCGAACCGGAGCGACATCAACGACGCGAAGTTCAAGATCATGATGCATAACGTGACGGTCGGTGGCATCTCGCTCGGTGCGACGGGGCTGGCGACGTCGACGACGGGGGTGAGCCTCAGTGCCACGGGGCTGAACCTGGAGTACTCGGGGGTGCAGATCGACACCTACGGGCTCCTGACGCGGATCGATGGCGCGCACCTCCAGACCAAGGGCGTGAAGCTGCGGCGCGCCTTCATCATCAAACTCTGA